The nucleotide sequence TTTGTAGTTAACCAAATGATAAGAGGTGCAATTAAACTTCCGAAGCCAATAAAATAGCCCAATAATTGTGACAGGTGCATTACAACAACTAATTGTTTGTCGCTTCGCTTTTGAGTGTGGTTGATGACTTCCATTTTTTGATCGATTTAAGAGGTTTCATTTAATTAGTAGAAAAAAATAAAAAATGTTACAATCACCGGATCAACAATTAAAATCAGCTCGTGTACGTCCGGCAGCACAATATTACTATTTTTGTAGCTGAAATGATACACAACGATACCATAGTTGCCTTAGCAACACCTTCGGGAGCAGGAGCCATCGCCGTCATCAGGCTTTCGGGAATTGATGCAATTTCCACAGCGTCTTCACTGTTTCATTCAGTTTCAAAAAAGAAACTTGAAAATCAAAAAACGCACACAGTACACCTTGGGCATATTAAAGATGGTGATCGAGTGATCGACGAGGTACTGGCCACCCTGTTTAAGAATCCCAACAGTTATACCGGAGAAGATGTGGTTGAAATCTCTTGTCACGGGAGCCCCTTCATTCAACAGGAAATCATACAATTATGCCTAAGAAGTGGTTGCAGAATGGCACAGGCCGGTGAATTTACATTACGCGCATTCATAAACGGCAAGATGGATCTGAGTCAGGCCGAAGCCGTAGCCGATCTTATCGCTTCAGACAGTGCGGCTTCGCACCAGCTGGCTATTCAACAAATGCGTGGCGGCTTCTCTTCTGAAATTAAATTGCTTCGGGAGGAATTATTGCATTTTGCGTCGCTTATTGAACTTGAATTGGATTTTGCGGAAGAGGATGTAGAGTTTGCAAACCGTGAAGATTTTCAGAAACTTATATCCCGAATAACACAAGTCCTGAAACGGCTAATAGATTCATTCGCAACCGGAAATGTGCTCAAGAACGGGATACCTGTTGCTATAGTAGGCGAACCCAATGTGGGAAAATCTACCTTGTTAAATGCCTTGCTCAACGAGGAGCGTTCTATAGTGAGTGATATAGCAGGTACTACGAGAGATACTATTGAAGATGAATTGTCAATTGGCGGTATAGGGTTTAGGTTTATAGATACGGCAGGAATTAGAGAGACAACAGATACCATAGAAGGACTTGGAATAAAAAAAACCTTCGAAAAAATGGAAGCGGCACAGGTGGTTGTTTATTTATTCGACGCTTCTCTATTAGGGTCAAAGAATACCCATTCTACGTCTCAAACATCGCCCAATCTAGTGGGGGATATGTCACAGATCCTTATAGAGATCGAGAAAGTAAAGAACAGATTTCCGCAGAAGCAGCTGATCGTGATAGCTAACAAGAGTGACCAACTTTCAACTCACGAGATAAAACAGCTTTCCGCTTCATTGAATACGCTCAATGGACTACACCATCTTCTTATTTCAGCCAAAACCGGTGAAGGTATAGAGGAATTAAAAACCAGACTGCTCGACTTTGTGAATACAGGTGCACTACGCAATAATGAAACTATAGTGACCAATACACGACATTATGATGCCCTGCTGAAGGCATTAGAAGAAATTCAGAAAGTACAAAGCGGAATCGACAGTAATCTAAGCGGAGACCTACTGGCCATCGATATACGACAAGCCCTGTACTATTTTGGAGAGATCACCGGAGAGATCACCAACGATGATCTTTTAGGAAATATCTTTGCAAATTTC is from Constantimarinum furrinae and encodes:
- the mnmE gene encoding tRNA uridine-5-carboxymethylaminomethyl(34) synthesis GTPase MnmE gives rise to the protein MIHNDTIVALATPSGAGAIAVIRLSGIDAISTASSLFHSVSKKKLENQKTHTVHLGHIKDGDRVIDEVLATLFKNPNSYTGEDVVEISCHGSPFIQQEIIQLCLRSGCRMAQAGEFTLRAFINGKMDLSQAEAVADLIASDSAASHQLAIQQMRGGFSSEIKLLREELLHFASLIELELDFAEEDVEFANREDFQKLISRITQVLKRLIDSFATGNVLKNGIPVAIVGEPNVGKSTLLNALLNEERSIVSDIAGTTRDTIEDELSIGGIGFRFIDTAGIRETTDTIEGLGIKKTFEKMEAAQVVVYLFDASLLGSKNTHSTSQTSPNLVGDMSQILIEIEKVKNRFPQKQLIVIANKSDQLSTHEIKQLSASLNTLNGLHHLLISAKTGEGIEELKTRLLDFVNTGALRNNETIVTNTRHYDALLKALEEIQKVQSGIDSNLSGDLLAIDIRQALYYFGEITGEITNDDLLGNIFANFCIGK